Within Rhododendron vialii isolate Sample 1 chromosome 12a, ASM3025357v1, the genomic segment TTTGGTGGGTAGAGAgtaaagtgagagagagaggccttTGGTTTGggtgcttctttttttttagaataaaatataatatttttaatgggaTAGTTTTAATGTAGAAAGTCTGATGcagtatatattttaaaaatggatagctaaagtaataaagtgactttttagagtgtaaattggtccaaaatgtGGAGATGCTGATGCGGATACTCTAATATGTCATTTATATCCCgccgatgtgggacttcacatCACACCTAGTTGCCCTTTCCACATTTTTTAACACCAAAAGGTTTCCTAATTGAATTCATGACAACTTACCCAATTGATCATCCTGTGGTCCCTTTTTCCAATCATTGTGGGAAAACTTGGGTAAATGTATACCCTCCTTCAAGTATAATAGATCTTGATCATATTTCATAAGAAGGAAATGTGGTTCATTATATATAGAGAAGTGTTCTTTTGTTTGGATGCAGGTATTCATATTCATTTCCATTTCTTGACACTAAAGGAATAGTGGTGGTGGATGATGATAGGGTGGGGCCTCTCTATGAGCATACCTTCCCCCCATCACttgctccttctctctcctttgtAGGCATCCCTAGGAAGGTAATGCTCTTACACTTGCATtatattcagttttttttttctctaaaaaataattatgtgcttcttttttaatacaaatgtaattttaaatgACATGACTACCCTCTAAAGTACAAGTATAAGAGAAACTTTTCCAAGTCTCTATTGCCctttcatttattaatttttggtacatttttcttccaaaaaagttaattatatttcaaaaattcgCATTTGAAACAGGGAAAAAGTAGAGTATTTTTGTGCAGAAGGGAagtatgaaaatcaatttctccTACAAAACCCCATTTTCCATGTCTGTTGCTTAACAATCTTTATGTATGGACATGGCTTGTTTCTCTCTGTATTCTGTTCCTCCTTTTCCTTGGCTGCTTGGTTGATTACTTCCCAACCTTTATAGCTTTTGGGTATTGAGTGGCATATGATTGTAGTGGAGATAGGGTGCCAACCTCGTTGGAATGCTATTTTCGTGTCATGATGCCAGTGTGCTCTTGTGCCTTTAATCTCTTGTAACAttacatttgattaataaaatttatcctCTTTTCTGTCAAAAATAATCTTGACGGACCCATTAATCGATACATACAATTTGTCTGGGAACCTGAATAACGAATGTGACAAGAATttaattggttttgttttgttgtgttcATTAATGTATAGCTCATAGGCTTCCCTTTCTTTGAGTCACAAGCAAAATGGATAGCTCAACTATTGTCTGGGAAAAGAGCATTGCCCTCATGGGATGAAATGATGAACTTCATCAAGGAGTTCTATCACTTACGGGATGTTGCTGGAGTTCCAAAGCATAAAACACATGATATTGCCAGTTTTGAGGTAAAGAAATCCCTTTGAAACCTCTCTCAAATAGCTAAAAGCATATTTGGTTCTTGCATTTATGACCGAACGAAACCGGAAGATAGACAGACTGGACCAAAAGGGACCGGAGAGAATCCAATTCcttacaaaaaaagaacactTATCTTTGATTCATTCGAGATTGATTTCTAgctcttgtttgttttttcctgcaGTACTGTGATAAGTATGCTGATAACAGTGGATTCCCACACTTGGAAGAATGGAGGAAAGTGCTATGTTTATCAGCCCTGAGAAGTGCAGATGCCAATTTGGAAACATACCGCGATTCCTACGATGATCTTGAGTTTCTTCAAGTAGCCCATCAGAGCCCTCATTTCACTCAACTTGAAGTTGATTCTATTCCTATGTGATACCCATCAGTTAAATTGAATAGATTTCAATCAAAACAGCAGCCCTTTGTTGAAAACAGGGAAAATACAGTTTAAATAAGCAGGAACTAAATGGAGAAGTAAAGTAGATTCATTAGACTACTATTGTAATCCGATTGAGCAATGCTAGGTACGCGACTTTAGAACACAACTGTATCCAGAGCCGTTCGATACATGTGGACCTGCACACATCGAATGGTTtcagttgtgttttaaagttgtgttcctGGACTTTTTCAATTCGATTTTGTTTTGGTAAGGGGTTGTTTGTTAGCATCAGGGTGAGGGAAGTACTTGTATTGCTTTCGGAAACAAATTTAAGGCAAATTATACAATTGCTTCTTTTTCAGAAGCAAGAAAAGTACTTCAAAAGAATGTTTGTGTATTTATAGAATCCATGTTTTCACCTACCAAGAAGAACTGGAATTCTCGAGTATTTTTGCTCTATTTTCAACAGGCATGTGGATCTTGTTCTTGCATATTCAAGTTGTATGTAAACATGTTTCGAATAGTTTTTCTCGTAGTTTTCCTTATTCATgaacaaattcaagatccaaacacaccCCACGGAGAACTATATTTGCCTTTGTGTAAGGATTTTCCAAGTCATGACTCGATTTCTGTTCACCACGAGGAATCAGTGTTTTTGGACGAGGGGAAATACTAAATTATAAGGTGTCATGGCATcctttgcttttctttcttgAACACCCTTGGGATGATATTCCTAGTGAATTCAATTGTTCGCGGGCTGTTTCTTGGACATTTATATGGTATGATGTACATAATACTAGAGGCGTAACACGAAACACATACTTAGAACTACGTGCTAGATCCACAACTGCAGAAAAAATATGGAGACAAAGCACACCATCCAAGGAACAAGCTACGACCCTTGCCTTTAAAGCACTATCAACGCAAACTGTTTGATTGAAGCAATCCCTAACCATTCCAATCCCTACCGTTCCAACAAAAATGTTTGTTCGTGGGATTCTGACGGTTGTGAATCGTAAGATAGACTAGACCTAAGATACATCGTCATAGGCTCATATATAGTACTTGTGCCTGATACATAGCAAATTTTCTGCTCAAGCTACAGGTGACAGGTTCAAGACTGAAAGAGAGAGCCAGCAAATGCACAAACAGTTGGGTAGAAAAGTTGTGGCTAGTTGTAGTTGGGGGAGGGTTTTGGGTTAACTGGGTACTTTTGAGCATTTTTGACAATCTTTGTTAGGGCAGCTTGGCCTAGATCAATGCCACAAACATCAGCTAATTGGACAAGATACAGCAAAACATCAGAGAGCTCTTCCTCTAAATGCTCCTTGTCACCAGGGCTCCAATTGGGTAATCCTCTTGCCACTTCTCCCTTCCACTGGAATATCTCTGACAGTTCCCCCACCTCTCCtaccttcaaaaaaattcaatcccAAATATGATTCTATACAGAAGAAATCTATGTGAAATGAAGtggcaaaattttatttttttttttttgtggtgctATTGCAATATTGAATCTTAAGTTGCGTGGCTACGCCGTAATCCAAGCCCTTTTATATGGCCATTTGGCACAAGCCTTTTTTGCTCTTCATGGGGGTCGAGCTAAAGACTTGTACTTGTAAAGCACTTACCTCCGTCCTTATAACTTGAGCTAACCTTTAGGCTAAGATGTGATACATTTGTGTTCGTCCTATAATTTCAACCTAAAGTACCCATAAGAATAGTCTAGGTGTTTTAAAAGTACCGCTATCATATCGTTATGGTTGGATAGAGGTCATGTTTAGTTgcagttttcaaaatcaattttcgcGAAGTGCATTTTCACAAAATTATTTCTTGGAAGGAAAAATGCTTTCCACTAATCTTATTTGTcttttaggaattaaaaaaaaaccttgttttCATGTTTCTCAAAAATGGGGTTCATTTCAGACACATTGTCAAGAGAACTAATTTCagaaaccaataaccaaataaTGTTGTGTCCTGAGCAAAACACATTAGAAAGATAACACAATTTGAAAGTCACTAGGAATGAAAGGCTTTCCTAATCACAACTTGGGACTTACAAGAGCCAAAAGGAGATTCCTAGGGGTGTGATGTTGTTCCCATTCCCTGACTCTAGCAAACTCTGCAAGCCTCTCTCTTAGTTCTTGAAGGGAAACACCCTTACTAGCTGCCTTTCTTGAACACCCATTAGGACTCTCCATTTCCTCTTCACTCTATTTATTGGATTTGATCTCAGCCCTTTGTCACTGATCCCCCTATTTTTAAAGGCAAAAATGAGAAGGATAGAGGGCCCCATTCAAAATAAATAGTACTAGTAACCCCATTCcggtttcttaaaaaagaaacttttagaaaatgtacataattttaagctcaaaaatcatgtgtttatgcaaataattttcctaccaatatggcaatatggattttgtttgatagatctcattgagatcttttaaacggtgcaaaaaaaaattaaaatattattttttattttcgttatatttgagtttgaaattaccttactttttgaaaagagaaatgttacgtgcaaagaaaatgggcaaagaattgacccttaaagtgtacatgaacggttcagatgcactgcacagtgaatctgagccgttcatgtacactttaagggtcaattctttgttcattttctttgtccctagcactcttcttttgaaaaagaaggtttagaaagaaaaaagaacgggGCTAACTCACTTTTGTTGTGGCAgaatttgttgttttgttttcaatatgCTAAGTTACAAAAGCGCCCTTGTTAGTGGACTATGATTGTATCTACCTTAAGCAACCGGAGAGCCTTGTTCAAGGAATTCGTGGGCTCTTTATTGGGGTTATTGATaatgattttttaaaactcATTGTGAATATCAATGGAGCGAAAATTGATATCGATCAGATATCGGTTATTATGCTTTCGAGATATATTTGTGTTGAAAAAATGAAGTTTGGGAGATTAAGTAGGCACTCATTTCTCACAGTACAACTATCTTTCGAAATATATTAATCGATATtcaattaaattaatttttgacatgATTATTGTTTTCAACGAGTTCTAAAAAGACATAGAGATTATTTAAAATACGTTGATTCAAAATCCGCTGATTAGTTGATGGAGGAGCaatttttctttggaaaatgtATTCACGTGAGGAATGACAAAGCATGTTTCCATTTTCCCAAACATGACTTGAAATCACTTAATGCTATCGATTGGCCAATCACTATCGGTTGGCCACCTGGGACCTGTGGGTGCAGAAGTGCTACAAAGGGATAGTGCCATCTTTACAATCAATTGGACCagatttcaaaaagtaaaagtatCTCACTACCTTATAGAATATTTTTTGGAAACCTGAACCATAAAAAACACTCGTGGACGGCTTGGATTGCGCACTACAATCCTCTAGTGCATCCCTATAATACAAGGTCCCCAAGTCACCAATTTTTCCGGGCAAGGGTCATGTCCAGTTGGTTTTCAACTGGTCCAGTTTTGGACCGTTTGTGGGCCCTTATTGGGCTCACAACAaaaatcggaaccgttcacTTTCTAAAACTCGTCGAGAACATTAATCACgacaaaaatcaagtttatcggatatcgtttgatataatttcgaaatgcattatgtttggaggaaaaaagtgtgcaacactggattgcaacccatttgacacaattatcgaagataaatgcatttcgaTATCCTTTCAAACGATATCCGACAAATCAGATTTTTGACGTGGTCAATGTTCTCGACGAGCTTTAAAAagtgaacggttccgatcattgttgtggatCCGGAAAAGGCCCACAAACAGTCCAAAAATGTACCTAACTGGTTGGAACCTCAACTGGGCTGGACCCTTCTccaattttccttcttttttattagAAGAATCTCCGGGAAAATGACtgtccaggacgtgttttgataattagaacccgtcaatgacattttcagcattaacaaatattttcaacatatccttgacagatattaattatcaaaacttgTCCTTGGGCgttatttttttcccaagaTCTCTAGATTTCCTTTTAGGCTATTTTGGGTTAAGATTTGCATCCCCGT encodes:
- the LOC131311465 gene encoding uncharacterized protein LOC131311465, translated to MESPNGCSRKAASKGVSLQELRERLAEFARVREWEQHHTPRNLLLALVGEVGELSEIFQWKGEVARGLPNWSPGDKEHLEEELSDVLLYLVQLADVCGIDLGQAALTKIVKNAQKYPVNPKPSPNYN